Genomic window (Tardiphaga sp. vice304):
GATCCGCTATGTCGGCGGGTTCGGCACCGACCTGCCGGAAGGCATGGTCTCGCTCGACGAGGTGATGGCCTCCGATTTCACGCAGCCCGGCATCGTTCCCCCCGACGCGCGGCGCGCCGCGATCGTGACCTTCGACGTCACCGCCGACGGATTTCGCGCGGTACCGCGCTCGCATCTGCATCTGATCTCCGGCGGGCTCTCGGTATTTCTCGAAAGCGGCCTGCCGCAGAGCGCCACGCTGCTGTCGGCGACGCTGCCCTCATCCTTCGCCAGCCTCGCCTGCTCGCTAGTGCCGTGGCTTTTGTCCGGCGGCGTGCTGGCGCTGCACCATCCGTTTGATGCCGACGCGCTGGAGCGCGAGATCAACGCCGCGGCCTGCGACGTGCTGGTGGCACCGGCGCCGCTGGCGCAGAAGCTCGCGGAGGCTGGCCTGCTCGACCGCACGCCGACGCTGCGCCATGTGCTTGGCCTGTGGCGTGCGCCGGAACAGGTCGCCAGCAGCCCGGCCTGGACTCATCCGCAGGCGGACTTCACCGACCTCTATCTGTTCGGCGAAGCCGGCCTGTTCGGCGCCCATCGCGCCGCCGACGGCCTGCCCACCATCATCATGCCAGGAGCCCACGGCGCGCCGCGTGCATTGGCGAGTTCCTCGATCGCCGGCGAGATCCTGATCACGCCGAAGGGCACGCTCGGCCTGCGCGGCCCGATGGTCCCCGCGGTCGCTTATGCCTCGACGTCCGAATCCGGCAATTCGCTGCTCGCCGGCAAGGCCGTCGATTACGTCGATACCGGCTTTGCCGCGCGGCTCGATCGCTCCAGCGGCGCGCTGTGCATCACCGCACCGCCGACCGGCATCATGGCCGTCGGCGGATATCGCTTCCTGTCGCAGGATCTCAGCGAATGGGCCAAGCGGCTCGGTCCGCACGCCATGCTCACCGCGCTGCCCGACCGGCTCAGCGGCTATCGTCTCGCAGGCCGCGCCAGCGACAATTCACGGGCCCGCGACGCCTTCACGGAACTTGGCCTCAACCCATTGATGGTGGAAGCCTTTCGTGACCGCGCCGCGGCCGATTGAGCGCATTCCGCCAATTGAATTGACGCGACATTAACGACGCCCGGCTAGCCTGCGCCATCCCGCTTTGCGTACCGGAAGCCAGCATGTCCGATCAGGCCGCCATCATCGTCGTCTCCAGCCAGCAGCCCGCGCCTTTCGCGTCGGCGCTGGCCGCGACGAAAATGTTTCCGCTGATCGATTCGACGTGGGGCGAAGCGCTCGACGCGGTGGCGCGCGTACAGCCCGCGGCGGTGCTGGTTTCGGCCGCCGGGGCCGACATGCCGATCTTCCAGGCGCTGGCGAAGCGCCTCGGCGCCAAGCAGCCTTACGTGCCGCTGATCGCGATCGACCCGACCACCGCTTTGCCGGGCCAGGCGATTCCCTTCACATCCACCGCCGGCAGTTTCGATCGCCTGAGCGCACGGCTGCGCAATGCGCTGCGGGTCCGCACGCTGCATGCCACGGTGATGCGCCGCCTCACCCCCGAGAACGTCTCCCGCACGCCGTTGCAGACGCCTGACCCGCTCGAAGACGCCACGGTGATGCTGATCGGCCGTGGCGCCGGCTATCCCGCTTTGTCGGTGGCGCTCGGCGAACGGGTCGGCCTGGTCGGCGCGCTCAGCATCGAATCCGCCGCCAAGCATCTCAACACCC
Coding sequences:
- a CDS encoding class I adenylate-forming enzyme family protein, which codes for MTTAPNAASPTLDGLFQRVLVRQPEALALIDPADKLRVTATAPKRLSFAQADRAIAALTAHFIAYGLPANSVIAVQMPNTVEFVLTLLAAHRAGLIVALLPQLWRQADLTIALNRAGARAIVTSSKIDGVSHADLAMNAAAEAFSIRYVGGFGTDLPEGMVSLDEVMASDFTQPGIVPPDARRAAIVTFDVTADGFRAVPRSHLHLISGGLSVFLESGLPQSATLLSATLPSSFASLACSLVPWLLSGGVLALHHPFDADALEREINAAACDVLVAPAPLAQKLAEAGLLDRTPTLRHVLGLWRAPEQVASSPAWTHPQADFTDLYLFGEAGLFGAHRAADGLPTIIMPGAHGAPRALASSSIAGEILITPKGTLGLRGPMVPAVAYASTSESGNSLLAGKAVDYVDTGFAARLDRSSGALCITAPPTGIMAVGGYRFLSQDLSEWAKRLGPHAMLTALPDRLSGYRLAGRASDNSRARDAFTELGLNPLMVEAFRDRAAAD